A part of Miscanthus floridulus cultivar M001 chromosome 6, ASM1932011v1, whole genome shotgun sequence genomic DNA contains:
- the LOC136459695 gene encoding uncharacterized protein produces MGVWREGAGWCFCSGGAGDDGGRSVRVKAAIFSARASALAAVRAQGHHGSGLLIHRNLLLTTHGNLPSAAAAEDADALLGHGRLVARLEPHRFFITSSILDLTIVGLDYTEGDSTQQGQQPHYLKTSCKPSLDHGSAVYLLGHTGKKELVIGEGKVVIGTDNLIKFSADGVTWCPGSAGFDAQGNLAFMICDPMKLASSPTARSSSASSSSSHSCKKDHPMQFGIPISVVCDWLYQYWQGSLDEVSKPKLPLVRLMSSSTSSTRRHVFKPDDDNDDASVCSKPKHQQASGSTATARISHEANPIVDLRTSSEQGIATPEIYESPRRSSCQDQKNAAAPIQLLDIDFPPRVPKTIFLPLPLKQMFSDENNVETSKPKNRSKDNGFPSGLIWHRNSEAECRDPPVALWHMDCSSEGQSSSSPAEILEYGGQDQYSSEEETMYSAETMESRNIPSPREKHVGRSQSCVTYSRWISPRTSSMQNGTLRKQHTLIPVRKTHSQNTALPQRSHDYLSPTVSSAMKKRNSMEQQQPTKPRRSTVQSSPKWMF; encoded by the exons ATGGGGGTGTGGAGGGAGGGCGCGGGGTGGTGCTTCTGCTCCGGCGGGGCCGGCGACGACGGGGGCCGGTCGGTGCGGGTCAAGGCGGCGATCTTCTCCGCCAGGGCCTCCGCGCTGGCGGCGGTCCGTGCGCAGGGGCATCACGGCAGCGGGCTCCTGATCCACCGGAACCTGCTGCTCACCACGCACGGCAACCTGCCCTCCgcggccgccgccgaggacgccgacGCGCTGCTCGGGCACGGCCGCCTCGTCGCGCGGCTCGAACCGCACAG ATTTTTCATCACCAGCTCGATTCTTGATCTTACAATAGTTGGTCTTGATTATACAGAGGGTGACTCGACCCAACAGGGTCAGCAACCTCACTATTTGAAAACAAGCTGCAAACCAAGCCTAGATCATGGAAGTGCTGTGTACCTGCTCGGACATACAGGGAAAAAAGAACTGGTGATTGGTGAGGGGAAGGTAGTTATTGGCACAGACAACCTCATAAAATTCTCAGCCGATGGGGTAACATGGTGCCCTGGGTCTGCTGGTTTTGATGCCCAAGGGAACCTAGCTTTCATGATCTGTGACCCAATGAAGCTGGCCTCTTCTCCCACTGCAAGATCGTCCTcggcatcctcatcctcatcacatTCATGCAAGAAGGATCACCCAATGCAATTTGGGATTCCCATATCTGTAGTTTGCGATTGGTTGTATCAATACTGGCAGGGCAGCTTGGACGAGGTTAGCAAGCCAAAGTTACCCCTTGTTCGGCTGATGTCCAGCAGCACTTCGTCCACTCGTCGTCATGTGTTCAAGCCTgacgatgataatgatgatgcatCCGTTTGTTCAAAGCCTAAACATCAGCAGGCATCAGGAAGCACAGCCACTGCAAGGATTTCACATGAAGCAAATCCTATAGTTGATCTGCGCACAAGCAGTGAGCAGGGTATTGCGACTCCAGAAATATATGAATCACCAAGGCGAAGTTCTTGTCAGGATCAGAAGAACGCTGCTGCACCAATTCAACTCTTGGACATCGACTTCCCACCCAGGGTTCCAAAGACTATCTTTCTACCACTGCCTCTGAAGCAAATGTTTTCTGATGAGAACAATGTTGAAACGTCCAAGCCAAAAAATAGGTCGAAAGACAATGGCTTCCCATCAGGGCTGATATGGCACCGTAATAGTGAGGCTGAGTGTAGGGACCCTCCAGTAGCTCTTTGGCATATGGATTGTAGCAGCGAGGGACAGTCGAGCTCGTCACCTGCTGAGATACTGGAGTATGGAGGTCAAGACCAGTACAGCAGCGAGGAGGAAACAATGTACTCAGCTGAAACTATGGAAAGCAGGAACATTCCAAGCCCCAGGGAGAAACATGTGGGGAGGAGCCAGAGTTGTGTCACCTACAGCAGGTGGATCTCTCCAAGGACCTCATCAATGCAGAATGGAACCTTGCGAAAGCAGCATACACTGATCCCTGTGCGGAAGACACACTCTCAGAACACGGCTCTGCCGCAGAGGAGTCATGACTACTTAAGCCCAACAGTCTCCTCAGCCATGAAGAAGAGGAACTCCATGGAACAGCAGCAGCCCACAAAGCCTCGAAGGAGCACTGTCCAGTCTTCTCCAAAATGGATGTTTTGA